A window from Urocitellus parryii isolate mUroPar1 chromosome 1, mUroPar1.hap1, whole genome shotgun sequence encodes these proteins:
- the Skp2 gene encoding S-phase kinase-associated protein 2 — MQVFKTPEPVDAMHRKHLQEIPDQSSNVTTSFTWGWDSSKTSELLSGMGVSALEKEEVDSENIPQELLSNLGHPQSPTRKRLKSKGSDKDFVIIRRPKLNRENFPGVSWDSLPDELLLGIFSCLCLPDLLKVSGVCKRWYCLAFDESLWQTLDLTGKNLHPDVIVRLLSRGVVAFRCPRSFVDQPLVEHCSPFRVQHLDLSNSVINVSTLHGILSQCSKLQNLSLEGLQLSDPIVNNLAQNSNLVRLNLCGCAGFSESALKTLLSSCSRLDELNLSWCYEFTEKHVQVAVAHVSETITQLNLSGYRKNLQKSDVSTLVRRCPNLVHLDLSDSVMLKHDCFPEFLQLSYLQHLSLSRCYDIIPETLLELGEIPTLKTLQVFGIVPDGTLQLLREALPHLQINCSYFTTIARPTVGNKKNQEIWGIRCRLTLQKPSCL, encoded by the exons ATGCAGGTATTTAAAACTCCTGAACCTGTGGACGCCATGCACAG GAAGCACCTCCAGGAGATTCCGGACCAGAGTAGCAACGTTACCACCAGCTTCACGTGGGGATGGGATTCTAGCAAGACTTCTGAACTGCTGTCAGGCATGGGGGTCTCCGCCCtagagaaggaggaggtggacagtgaGAACATCCCCCAGGAACTGCTCTCTAACCTGGGCCACCCTCAGAGCCCCACACGGAAACGGCTGAAAAGCAAAGGGAGTGACAAAGACTTTGTGATCATCCGCAGGCCTAAACTCAATCGAGAGAACTTCCCCG GTGTTTCGTGGGACTCCCTCCCAGATGAGCTGCTCCTGGGGATcttctcttgcctctgcctccccgaTCTGCTGAAAGTCTCCGGCGTTTGTAAGAGGTGGTACTGCCTCGC GTTTGATGAATCTCTCTGGCAAACCCTGGACCTCACAGGTAAAAATCTGCACCCAGATGTGATCGTTCGTCTGCTGTCTCGAGGCGTGGTGGCCTTCCGCTGCCCCCGATCATTTGTGGACCAACCCTTGGTTGAACATTGCAG CCCTTTTCGTGTCCAGCACTTGGATCTGTCTAACTCAGTTATAAACGTATCTACCCTCCATGGCATTCTGTCTCAGTGCTCCAAGTTGCAGAATCTAAGCCTGGAAGGCCTCCAGCTTTCTGATCCCATTGTCAA taATCTTGCGCAGAACTCAAATTTAGTACGACTCAACCTTTGTGGGTGTGCTGGATTTTCTGAGTCTGCCCTGAAGACTCTGCTAAGCAGCTGTTCCAG ACTGGATGAGCTGAACCTCTCCTGGTGCTATGAGTTCACTGAAAAGCACGTGCAGGTGGCTGTCGCACATGTGTCAGAGACCATCACCCAGCTGAATCTTAGTGGCTACCGAAAGAATCTTCAGAAATCAG ATGTCTCTACCTTAGTCAGAAGATGCCCCAACCTTGTCCATTTGGACTTAag TGACAGTGTCATGCTAAAGCATGACTGCTTTCCAGAATTTCTCCAGCTCAGCTACCTCCAACACCTGTCACTCAGTCGGTGCTATGATATAATTCCTGAAACTCTACT tgAACTTGGAGAAATTCCCACACTAAAAACACTACAAGTTTTTGGAATCGTGCCAGATGGTACCCTTCAACTGTTACGGGAAGcccttcctcatctgcaaattaATTGCTCCTATTTCACCACCATTGCCAGGCCAACTGTCGGGAACAAAAAGAACCAGGAGATATGGGGCATCAGGTGCCGACTGACACTGCAAAAGCCCAGCTGTCTATGA